From a region of the Methanobrevibacter sp. TMH8 genome:
- the dcd gene encoding dCTP deaminase — protein sequence MAILSDKDIKKYLKEGKITITPLENTEKQIQPSSVDLRIGSEFKGFRIIKKPFIDPKDSEDLDSYMESMHVENDEAFIIHPNEFALATTYETVKIPDDLVARVEGRSSMGRLGITMHVTAGYIDPGFEGKITLEISNIGKMPVALYPGQRACQIVFETMTSSAEKPYGHPERDSKYMGQTRPESSRIKQDYELKKNNL from the coding sequence ATGGCTATTTTAAGTGATAAAGATATAAAAAAATATTTAAAAGAAGGGAAAATAACAATAACTCCTTTAGAAAACACTGAAAAACAAATTCAACCATCTTCAGTTGATTTAAGAATTGGTAGTGAATTTAAAGGATTTAGAATTATAAAAAAACCATTTATTGATCCTAAAGACTCTGAAGATTTAGATTCCTATATGGAGTCAATGCATGTAGAAAATGATGAAGCATTTATTATTCATCCTAATGAATTTGCATTAGCTACAACCTATGAAACTGTCAAAATTCCAGATGATCTAGTAGCTAGAGTAGAAGGTCGTTCTTCAATGGGAAGACTTGGAATAACTATGCATGTAACTGCAGGATACATTGATCCTGGTTTTGAAGGTAAAATTACTCTTGAAATATCAAATATTGGAAAAATGCCTGTGGCATTATATCCTGGTCAACGTGCTTGTCAAATTGTTTTTGAAACTATGACATCAAGTGCAGAAAAACCATATGGCCATCCTGAAAGAGATAGTAAATATATGGGTCAAACTCGTCCTGAAAGTAGTAGAATAAAACAAGATTATGAGTTAAAAAAAAATAATCTTTAA